In Dama dama isolate Ldn47 chromosome X, ASM3311817v1, whole genome shotgun sequence, one genomic interval encodes:
- the LOC133052206 gene encoding KATNB1-like protein 1, which translates to MKGVKKSPKQLAAYITRIVGQAVKSPDKLCKVYRRKKVHHPIQNPCYRKKQTPKSGGCVMTNKENELACAGHLLEKLRHDSQTYLINSSDSGSSQTESSSSKYSGFFSEVSQDHETMAQVLFSRNLRLNVALTFWRKRSISELVAYLIRIEGLGIVVDCLPMLTKSFQEEKQYISLGCCVDLLPLVKSLLKSRFEEYIIIWFKLASSSHKKVVVRTITQNRNCE; encoded by the coding sequence atgaagggggTTAAGAAATCTCCAAAACAGTTGGCTGCTTACATAACTAGAATAGTTGGACAAGCTGTGAAAAGCCCAGATAAACTATGTAAGGTTTATAGAAGAAAGAAAGTTCATCATCCTATTCAAAATCCTTGTTACAGAAAAAAGCAGACCCCTAAAAGTGGGGGCTGTGTCAtgacaaataaagaaaatgaactgGCTTGTGCAGGCCACCTCCTTGAAAAATTACGGCATGATAGTCAAACATACTTGATTAACTCCAGTGATTCTGGTTCTTCACAGACAGAAAGCTCATCATCAAAATATAGTGGCTTTTTTTCTGAGGTTTCTCAGGACCATGAAACAATGGCACAGGTTTTATTCAGCAGGAATTTGAGATTGAATGTAGCTTTAACTTTCTGGAGAAAGAGAAGTATCAGTGAACTTGTAGCATATTTGATAAGGATAGAGGGCCTTGGAATTGTGGTGGATTGCCTTCCCATGCTCACCAAGagttttcaggaagaaaaacagtACATCTCACTTGGCTGCTGTGTAGATTTGTTGCCTCTAGTAAAGTCACTACTTAAAAGCAGATTTGaagaatatataataatttggTTTAAACTGGCTTCAAGCAGTCATAAAAAGGTGGTGGTCAGAACTATCACCCAAAACAGAAATTGTGAATGA